Sequence from the Spirochaetales bacterium genome:
TTTTTAGTGCTGGTGAAGAGATATGGAAAAAAGTTTTTCAGAAATTGAAAAAAATATTCAGCCATTGGAATAGAGAGGAGGAAAGCCTGCGTCGAAATCATCGAAGGAATTTACGACAATTATATAGGATAATTCAGCATCTATCGGGTCGAGATAGATTGATTTCCACATATTCGAGTCATTATTCACCATTTTGGATACTTCGACTCTAAAATCACATATACCACCCACTCCACATATCCCATAAAACCATCCCGGCTGCACTACAGAGGATAATTATGTCCGTATCGTCGAATACAACCGCATATAAAAACCGTCTGAACTTAACACATTTAAAACGTTTCAAAAACATTGATATCATCGATACAGTAGCCGAAAGATGACTGCAGTGAAAAATGGCGAATAATTCGCGGCTTAAGGTCATTTTTTATAACACTGCGGCGATAACGATAATCAAGAAAGATATTATCTTGACATTTTTGCTGTGACAGGTAACCACGGGGACATAGAGAAAACCATGACATGATCAACAGGCAATATATTGAATTTACCGTAACGATATACAGTGAATTCCTCTATGGTAAAAAAGACATAATTACTATTTACGGGGAGGGCAAGTTGTTTTAAAATGGATAAAAAAAGGAGTAAGCATATGAAAAATACGTACTTATTGACTTTTTTAGTCTTTTTGTGCTGTTGTTGTCTTGCGTCCGGACTCTTTGCCCAGGCGGTCGGCGATACGAACAATGATGCGGCGATTAATATCATCGATGCGCTGCTCGTGGCCCAGTTCTATGTGGGTCTGGGGCCTCAGGGGTTTTACGAATCCGCAGCCGACGTGAATGACAGCGGCAGCATCGATATTGTCGACGCCCTGATGATCGCACGGCGCTATGTCGGGATTATCGACAGCTTCCCGGCCGAAAAATGGGTACGGTATCAGGTTGCCGCTGAGCAGACGGATATCGTTGCCGTGACCGGTTCGGGAGGAACATCGGTAACCGTCACCTTCACCTTCAATCACGGGGGGTACCGGGTCGTCGAGTGGGGAGAGACTGTTCAAAGCGGAAGCGTCTTCAAGGCCGATTGCGACGTCGAGATGTGGACGGGAATGAGTACTCAGGCCATGACGACAACGGCGAATACCTATTCCCTCGGCGCCCTCGATCCGGGAGATTATTCCTTCACGCTGATGTGTTGGGGGGAAGAGGTGGAAACCCTCCGGTTTCGCTGTGACAATGCGACACCGTATCAACGGCCGGTGAATCTGGAAGCGGTCAATTCTGTCGAACAGCTTGACGGTGCCGCCGAAGATATGTTGTTGACGAATGGTTTTGTCGTCCTCGGTTCCAGGGGATACGACAGGCTGTCGAGTCTCTATTTCTCGCTTTTCAGACTCAATACCGATGTCCCGGTCTTGATCACCACCGACGCCCTCCTTCATATATTTCATATGGTGTATGACAACCTTCTGAAGACAATGGAAAAAACCGCCCTGCTTCCGAAGATGGAGCAGCTGATCGGCCTTATGACAACGGAAATCGCATCGGAATATGGACGGCTCGAGGAAAGCCCCTTTTTATCCGAAGCCGCGCGGCGGCTCTGGGTCTGTTTCGCCGTTGCCGGGGCGCTTATAAAAGGAGAGACATCGATCACCGGAAACGGGACGGAAGCGATACGGGAAGATGCGAATCTCTATCTGCAGAAGATATACGATCACACCCTCACCGAATATTATCCGGGAGATGATTACACGATGTACGAACCACGCGGCCATTACACGGAAGACCCCGAACTCGAACACTACTTCCGGGCCGTCAAATGGCTCGGCAGGCGTATTTTCAGGGTATATGATCCGGTAAATGTAAGCGATTCCGAGTATGAATGCGCGGGTGCGGCGATCATGGGATTTCTCCTCATGAATGTGAAAAACGGCGCCCATCCCCTCTGGGAAGAACTGTATACACTGACATCGCTTCTGGTCGATGCCGCTGACAGTATTACCCCGGTCATGGTCGACGATGCCATGCGGCACTGCTTCGGGGACGAGTACGCGACGCAGAAATACATGCTTTTGGAACGGCATGAAAATCTTGCCGCGCTCAGGGACGAGCTTTTGAGCGACCGGTACCCCGAATCGGAAATTATTCCGGTGCCGCTTCTCAATCCCGGAGACCTGCCGAAGAAATATGTCCAGTTTATGGGCGAACGCTATGTAATCGACGGTGAGGCGATGCAGCGAACCTGTTTCCCGGATGTCGCGGACAGGCCGCTACCCGGCGGCCTCGACGTCGCCGCCGCGGTCTTGAACTCCCCCGCGGCTTACGAGGAAATGGAAGGTGAAATGATCTCGTATCCGGGTTTGAAGGAAGCGATAGATACCCTGATCGAAGAGTTTGCCGTGATACCGGAAGAAAAATGGATGAGGAGCACCTACAACGCCTGGCTGTATACACTGCGGTCGCTTTCGGCGACCCCCGGGGGCGCCGCGCCGGAATGCATGAAGACATCCCTCTGGCAGCGTGAAAAACTCAATACCCAGATGGCTTCATGGACGCAACTCAGGCATGACAATATCCTCTACGCGAAACAGACGATGATTCCCTCTCCCTGGAACGAAGGAAGGGGCCTCGTCGAACCGTATCCCGATTTCTATCTGCGGTTGAGCCGCATGTGCAGGAGCCTCGTCTCCGTAATGGATGCCTTCGAAATCGACCTCCAGGTACACAGAACGCGCCTTCAGACTCTTGCGGGCTGGGGGGATAGTTTCTCGGGCTATGCGGAGAAAATTATCGCGGGAACGCCATTGTCTGCGGATGAACAGAACAGAATAAAACGGTGGGGACTCGACCTGCTTTCTTTCTTCAGTTCTTCCGACCTTCCCGAGGACGATCCCGCGCTTGTGGCGGATGTCGCCTCGAGTTCCATCACCGGCGGTGTTCTCCATGAGGGTGTCGGTAACATCAATCCGATTATCGTCATCTATACCGATCCCGAAGATTCGGTAAGCCGAGCCGCTTTGGGTTATGTCCTGAGTCATTATGAGTTCATCGAAGAAGACTGGAACAGACTCAATGATGAAGAGTGGGTGCGGCGTCTTGAAGAAGATCCTCCGGCCAGGCCGCCATGGACCGCCGGATTTATCGCAAAGTAGGCGTTAAAGCGCTTCATTTTTACGGCAAAAGGTAAAAAGGCCGGAAATTTTTCAAACCGATAAATTTCCGGCTTTTTTTAAACCGATTTACTAAACCGGTTTAAAAAAAAGCTTGACAGCAGGTAAGACCGGTGGTAAAATGGAAAAAAACATGCAAAACGAAAAAATGGAGGAAAGGTATGAAAAAACCATGTAAAACATTTTATCTGGTTGCGGCAATCCTCTTGATCGCGGGAATTGCCCAGCTCGATGCGCAGGGATTTTCAATAAGCGGCAGGAATATTCTGGACGGAAACGGGAATACCTTCAAGATAAGGGGTATCGCCCACGCACACTGCTGGTATACGGACAGGACGAATCAGGCCCTGGCGGACATCAAGGCGGTCGGCGGGAACTGCGTCAGGGTCGTCTGCTCGAACGGCCGTGAGGGATGGACACGGACAACGGCAAGCGATCTCACCAATATCATCAATACCTGCAAGTCGAACAAGCTTATCGCGATGCTCGAGCTTCACGATACGACCGGCTATGGCGAAAACTCAAGCGCGATCACCCTCTCCGCTGCGGCAAGCTACTGGAACGGCGTAAAAAGCGCGCTGCAGGGCCAGGAAGCCTACGTCCTTGTCAATATAGGAAACGAACCCTACGGAAACAACAACGCGAGCAACTGGGTGAACGATACGAAAGGCGCGATCCAGAGCATGAGAAACAATGGATTTACCCATACGCTCGTCGTCGACGCCCCCAACTGGGGACAGGACTGGGAGTTCAATATGAGAAACAATGCCCAGTCCATATTCGATTCCGATTCGAGAAAGAACACGATACTGTCCGTTCATATGTACGGGGTTTTCGACACGGCATCTGAAGTACGGGACTATATCGATCAATTCAGGAGCAAGAACCTCCCCCTTATTGTCGGAGAGTTCGGACATAACCACTCGGACGGGAACCCGGACGAAGCGACGATCATGTCCTATACGCAGTCCCAGGGAGTCGGCTGGATAGCGTGGTCGTGGTGCGGAAACTCGGGCGGCGTCGAATACCTCGATCTTGTAAACAGCTGGAACAGAAGCAGCCCCACGGACTGGGGAAGGACGATTTTT
This genomic interval carries:
- a CDS encoding DUF3160 domain-containing protein, with translation MKNTYLLTFLVFLCCCCLASGLFAQAVGDTNNDAAINIIDALLVAQFYVGLGPQGFYESAADVNDSGSIDIVDALMIARRYVGIIDSFPAEKWVRYQVAAEQTDIVAVTGSGGTSVTVTFTFNHGGYRVVEWGETVQSGSVFKADCDVEMWTGMSTQAMTTTANTYSLGALDPGDYSFTLMCWGEEVETLRFRCDNATPYQRPVNLEAVNSVEQLDGAAEDMLLTNGFVVLGSRGYDRLSSLYFSLFRLNTDVPVLITTDALLHIFHMVYDNLLKTMEKTALLPKMEQLIGLMTTEIASEYGRLEESPFLSEAARRLWVCFAVAGALIKGETSITGNGTEAIREDANLYLQKIYDHTLTEYYPGDDYTMYEPRGHYTEDPELEHYFRAVKWLGRRIFRVYDPVNVSDSEYECAGAAIMGFLLMNVKNGAHPLWEELYTLTSLLVDAADSITPVMVDDAMRHCFGDEYATQKYMLLERHENLAALRDELLSDRYPESEIIPVPLLNPGDLPKKYVQFMGERYVIDGEAMQRTCFPDVADRPLPGGLDVAAAVLNSPAAYEEMEGEMISYPGLKEAIDTLIEEFAVIPEEKWMRSTYNAWLYTLRSLSATPGGAAPECMKTSLWQREKLNTQMASWTQLRHDNILYAKQTMIPSPWNEGRGLVEPYPDFYLRLSRMCRSLVSVMDAFEIDLQVHRTRLQTLAGWGDSFSGYAEKIIAGTPLSADEQNRIKRWGLDLLSFFSSSDLPEDDPALVADVASSSITGGVLHEGVGNINPIIVIYTDPEDSVSRAALGYVLSHYEFIEEDWNRLNDEEWVRRLEEDPPARPPWTAGFIAK
- a CDS encoding cellulase family glycosylhydrolase, with the translated sequence MKKPCKTFYLVAAILLIAGIAQLDAQGFSISGRNILDGNGNTFKIRGIAHAHCWYTDRTNQALADIKAVGGNCVRVVCSNGREGWTRTTASDLTNIINTCKSNKLIAMLELHDTTGYGENSSAITLSAAASYWNGVKSALQGQEAYVLVNIGNEPYGNNNASNWVNDTKGAIQSMRNNGFTHTLVVDAPNWGQDWEFNMRNNAQSIFDSDSRKNTILSVHMYGVFDTASEVRDYIDQFRSKNLPLIVGEFGHNHSDGNPDEATIMSYTQSQGVGWIAWSWCGNSGGVEYLDLVNSWNRSSPTDWGRTIFTGSNGLSSTSSECSIFSGTSTSPPTVTNPPTVTNPPAGNRGDVNGDGNINIVDALLVAQYSVGLNPSNFNVNNADTNCDNNITIVDALLIAQYAVGLVDRFC